One Nonomuraea angiospora DNA segment encodes these proteins:
- a CDS encoding MFS transporter, with product MATIVASAARTTSTRNPWPGVVALAFAASIAALQNTAVVPLLPVLQRELHAPLSSVTWTLTLSLLVAAVATPLLSRFGDMYGRRPMILGALGLLVAGSVMAALAPSLEWLMVARVLQGAVAALVPLSIGVARDVLPREQLATGIGVISATMGFGSGGGMILAGLASGDFHLVFWITAGISLVAVAIVAVLVKDSAPAGPKGRPDLAGAALMTAWLVALLLGISEGGSWGWTSPGVLGLFAAAAVLAAVWVVVERRVAEPLVEMAMLVHRGTVGATVASMLLGFSFFTLMTGMSSFAQVPVGTGYGFGASTLQVGFFLLPSTIFMLVISLFAGRIMRRFRASSMVAAGSAITALAGLWLVVAHTSPAHLYVATSLMGIGLGVGYAALGTMAVEHVDPGKTALAAGVNALVRIVGGSTAGAAIAAILAAQPGVGGYQWVFGTAALAGGTAALFAAVYGRLNRATVTAPSGR from the coding sequence ATGGCGACAATCGTGGCGTCCGCGGCACGTACGACGTCCACCAGAAACCCTTGGCCCGGGGTGGTCGCGCTGGCTTTCGCGGCCTCCATCGCCGCGCTCCAGAACACCGCCGTGGTCCCGCTGCTTCCCGTGCTGCAGCGGGAGCTGCACGCCCCGCTCTCCTCCGTGACCTGGACGCTCACGCTGAGCCTCCTGGTCGCGGCGGTGGCCACGCCGTTGCTGTCGCGCTTCGGCGACATGTACGGCAGGCGCCCCATGATCCTCGGCGCCCTGGGCCTCCTGGTGGCCGGCTCGGTCATGGCGGCGCTGGCGCCCTCGCTGGAATGGTTGATGGTGGCGAGGGTGCTCCAGGGGGCCGTGGCCGCGCTGGTGCCGTTGTCGATCGGGGTGGCGCGCGACGTGCTGCCCAGAGAGCAGCTGGCGACCGGCATCGGGGTGATCAGCGCGACGATGGGGTTCGGGAGCGGCGGCGGGATGATCCTGGCCGGGCTCGCGTCCGGCGACTTCCACCTGGTCTTCTGGATCACGGCCGGCATCTCGCTGGTGGCCGTCGCGATCGTGGCCGTGCTCGTCAAGGACAGCGCCCCGGCGGGCCCCAAGGGCCGTCCCGACCTGGCCGGCGCGGCGCTGATGACCGCCTGGCTGGTCGCGCTCCTGCTGGGCATCAGCGAGGGCGGCTCGTGGGGCTGGACCTCGCCGGGCGTGCTCGGCCTGTTCGCCGCCGCGGCGGTGCTGGCGGCGGTCTGGGTCGTGGTCGAGCGCCGGGTGGCCGAGCCGCTGGTGGAGATGGCGATGCTGGTCCACCGGGGCACGGTCGGCGCGACGGTGGCCTCGATGCTGCTCGGGTTCTCGTTCTTCACCCTCATGACGGGTATGTCCAGCTTCGCCCAGGTGCCGGTGGGGACCGGCTACGGCTTCGGCGCCTCCACCCTCCAGGTGGGCTTCTTCCTGCTGCCGAGCACGATCTTCATGCTGGTCATCTCGCTGTTCGCGGGCCGGATCATGCGCCGCTTCCGGGCCTCGTCCATGGTGGCGGCGGGGTCGGCGATCACGGCGCTGGCGGGGCTGTGGCTGGTGGTCGCGCACACCAGCCCGGCCCACCTGTACGTGGCGACCTCGCTGATGGGCATCGGCCTCGGCGTCGGCTACGCGGCGCTGGGCACCATGGCCGTGGAGCACGTGGACCCCGGCAAGACGGCCCTCGCGGCGGGCGTGAACGCGCTCGTACGCATCGTGGGCGGCAGCACGGCCGGCGCGGCCATCGCCGCCATCCTGGCCGCCCAGCCGGGCGTGGGCGGCTACCAGTGGGTCTTCGGGACGGCAGCCCTGGCCGGAGGCACGGCCGCGCTCTTCGCGGCCGTGTACGGTCGCCTCAACCGCGCGACGGTCACAGCGCCTTCAGGCCGCTGA
- a CDS encoding MarR family winged helix-turn-helix transcriptional regulator — MDEDLNRTVSAFRSVVDALNRAKTHERLTEAAGVRLDRPDVKILVHLLDAPEPRRIGAIAEALQVESPHVTRHVAALEQRGLVERVRDPDDGRAWRIALTEEGIEVAGRCRRVTTDLFEGALAGWPAEDRAELARLMGKLSGDLCAHLKNLVS, encoded by the coding sequence ATGGACGAAGATCTCAACAGGACGGTGTCGGCGTTCCGCTCAGTCGTGGACGCGCTGAACCGCGCCAAGACGCATGAGCGCCTGACCGAGGCCGCCGGCGTCCGGCTCGACCGGCCCGACGTGAAGATCCTCGTCCACCTGCTGGACGCGCCCGAGCCGCGCAGGATCGGCGCGATCGCCGAGGCGCTGCAGGTGGAGAGCCCTCACGTGACGAGGCACGTCGCCGCACTGGAGCAGCGCGGGCTGGTCGAGCGGGTACGCGACCCCGACGACGGCCGGGCCTGGCGCATCGCGCTGACCGAGGAGGGGATCGAGGTGGCGGGCAGGTGCCGCCGAGTGACCACCGACCTGTTCGAGGGCGCGCTCGCGGGCTGGCCGGCGGAGGACCGGGCGGAGCTGGCCAGGCTGATGGGCAAACTCTCGGGCGACCTCTGCGCCCACCTCAAGAACCTCGTCAGCTGA
- a CDS encoding ABC transporter ATP-binding protein yields the protein MLRAERVTLGYGRTPVVHDVTLDIIEGGVGLIGESGSGKTTLARAFLGLLTPMSGNIWYGDQTLKKVDMRKFRKDVQPVFQAEALDPRMRIGASVAEALPRGARDRVKDLLEQVGLDPDVATRRPHQLSGGQRQRVVIARALAVDPRLLILDEPTSALDVTVQARILDLLASLDTERLLITHNLAVVDRLCRTAHVLFAGRVVESGPTSELLAKPAHPYTRALRDAVPKLGGAPPEAKGRTEAVPARTGCPFRLRCPLAAPECEQPPALRDLGGRQVACHRAEDVLLS from the coding sequence ATGCTCAGGGCCGAGCGGGTGACGCTCGGCTACGGCCGCACCCCGGTCGTGCACGACGTGACCCTCGACATCATCGAGGGCGGCGTCGGACTGATCGGGGAGAGCGGCTCGGGCAAGACGACCCTGGCGCGCGCGTTCCTGGGCCTCCTCACCCCCATGTCCGGAAATATCTGGTACGGCGACCAAACACTGAAAAAAGTGGACATGCGGAAGTTCCGGAAGGACGTCCAGCCGGTGTTCCAGGCCGAGGCCCTCGACCCCAGGATGCGCATCGGCGCCTCGGTCGCCGAGGCCCTGCCGCGCGGTGCGCGGGACCGGGTCAAGGACCTGCTCGAACAGGTCGGCCTGGACCCCGACGTGGCCACCCGCCGCCCCCACCAGCTCTCCGGCGGCCAGCGCCAGCGCGTGGTGATCGCCAGGGCCCTGGCGGTGGACCCCCGCCTGCTCATCCTGGACGAGCCCACCAGCGCCCTCGACGTCACCGTCCAGGCCAGGATCCTCGACCTGCTGGCCTCCCTCGACACCGAGCGCCTGCTCATCACCCACAACCTCGCCGTCGTGGACCGGCTGTGCCGCACCGCGCACGTGCTCTTCGCGGGCCGCGTCGTGGAGTCGGGGCCGACCAGCGAGCTGCTCGCCAAGCCTGCCCACCCCTACACCCGCGCCCTGCGCGACGCCGTGCCGAAGCTGGGCGGCGCCCCGCCCGAGGCCAAGGGCAGGACGGAGGCAGTGCCGGCCCGGACCGGATGCCCGTTCCGGCTGCGCTGCCCGCTGGCCGCGCCGGAGTGCGAGCAGCCGCCCGCGCTCAGGGACCTGGGCGGCCGCCAGGTCGCCTGCCACCGCGCCGAGGACGTGCTGCTCAGCTGA
- a CDS encoding ATP-binding cassette domain-containing protein — MIEVRDLRVRYGGRVVADVPELDVREGECVAIVGESGSGKSTTLMSLLGLTPDAEISGHVRVCGVDVLTASPRRLREIRGARVALVMQSPQAALSPATRLGVLMRRALKLHGVGNSAGTPPEEIMGEAVEAVLLDREILRRYPHEISGGQAQRFAIALAIALGAEVILADEPTSALDVTVQAEVVGVLRRLREERGLALLLVSHDLALVSTIADRVLVMKDGAVVESGPAARVLAEPSHPYTRELLEALP; from the coding sequence ATGATCGAGGTGCGCGACCTGCGGGTGCGCTACGGCGGGCGCGTCGTGGCCGACGTGCCGGAGCTGGACGTGCGCGAGGGCGAGTGCGTCGCGATCGTGGGGGAGAGCGGCTCGGGCAAGTCGACCACGCTGATGTCGCTGCTGGGCCTCACCCCAGATGCCGAAATTTCAGGTCATGTACGGGTGTGCGGCGTCGACGTGCTCACAGCGTCGCCCCGCAGGCTCCGCGAGATCCGGGGCGCCAGGGTGGCGCTCGTGATGCAGTCGCCGCAGGCGGCCCTCAGCCCGGCCACCCGCCTCGGCGTGCTGATGCGCCGCGCCCTCAAGCTCCACGGCGTCGGCAACTCCGCGGGCACGCCCCCGGAGGAGATCATGGGGGAGGCCGTGGAGGCGGTCCTGCTCGACCGCGAGATCCTGCGCCGCTACCCCCACGAGATCTCCGGCGGTCAGGCCCAGCGCTTCGCGATCGCGCTGGCCATCGCCCTGGGCGCCGAGGTGATCCTCGCCGACGAGCCCACGAGCGCGCTGGACGTGACCGTGCAGGCCGAGGTGGTCGGCGTCCTGCGCAGGCTGCGCGAGGAGCGGGGGCTGGCGCTCCTGCTCGTCTCGCACGACCTGGCCCTGGTCTCGACGATCGCCGACCGGGTGCTGGTCATGAAGGACGGCGCGGTGGTGGAGTCGGGGCCGGCCGCGCGGGTGCTGGCCGAGCCGTCCCATCCGTACACGCGCGAGCTGCTGGAGGCGCTGCCGTGA
- a CDS encoding ABC transporter permease yields the protein MTSVEAPLRRGFLPRIPDRFAAFGAVLIVLVVLAAILAPWLAPYPVDQVKPLENLQPPSAAHWFGTDQVGRDVLTRVLYGGRTSLFIAVAVLAVSAGIGVTLGVVAGYAGGWIRDVIMRITDVFLAFPALLLSLALAVVLQPSVNTVILSIAVTWWPWYTRLAASVAASIATRSYVDAARCLGVPAPLIILRHVLPNSLTPVLVQLSLDAGGVILTSAALSYLGLGAQEPTAEWGLMVQQGQTLFTTNWWVVTFPGLAILVTAFAFNVLGEGLRNALDPRSGGARQESAKPTSAEAAATMNTRAVR from the coding sequence ATGACGAGCGTCGAGGCGCCGCTGCGGCGCGGCTTCCTGCCCCGGATCCCCGACCGGTTCGCCGCGTTCGGGGCGGTGCTCATCGTGCTGGTCGTCCTGGCCGCGATCCTGGCGCCGTGGCTCGCGCCGTACCCGGTGGACCAGGTCAAGCCGCTGGAGAACCTGCAACCGCCGAGCGCCGCGCACTGGTTCGGGACCGACCAGGTCGGCCGGGACGTGCTCACCAGGGTGCTGTACGGCGGGCGCACCTCCCTGTTCATCGCCGTGGCCGTGCTGGCCGTGTCGGCGGGGATCGGGGTCACGCTCGGCGTGGTCGCCGGGTACGCGGGCGGCTGGATCCGCGACGTGATCATGCGGATCACGGACGTCTTCCTGGCCTTCCCCGCGCTGCTGCTCTCCCTGGCCCTCGCCGTGGTGCTCCAGCCCAGCGTGAACACGGTCATCCTGTCCATCGCCGTGACGTGGTGGCCCTGGTACACCCGGCTGGCGGCCTCCGTGGCGGCCTCGATCGCCACCCGCAGCTACGTGGACGCCGCCCGGTGCCTCGGCGTGCCCGCCCCGCTGATCATCCTCAGGCACGTCCTCCCGAACTCGCTCACGCCCGTCCTGGTCCAGCTCTCGCTCGACGCGGGCGGCGTGATCCTGACCTCGGCGGCGCTGTCGTACCTGGGGCTGGGCGCGCAGGAGCCGACGGCGGAGTGGGGGCTGATGGTGCAGCAGGGGCAGACGCTCTTCACCACGAACTGGTGGGTGGTCACGTTCCCCGGCCTGGCGATCCTGGTGACGGCGTTCGCGTTCAACGTCCTGGGCGAGGGGCTGCGCAACGCGCTGGACCCCCGGAGCGGAGGAGCTCGGCAGGAGAGCGCGAAGCCAACGAGTGCCGAAGCGGCCGCGACCATGAACACGAGGGCGGTCAGATGA
- a CDS encoding ABC transporter permease has protein sequence MSRYLTRRLGQALLVVSGVVVLTFVVMRLVPGDPAVAFAGPKATPEELAAARRQFGLDDPIPVQLLNYVRDLLTGDWGVSLRTRQPVLDDLYVAFPASLELVGTALVIAVVVGIPVGVLAARYKAKFPDLGVRFGSMLAVSVPVFWLALALQTVFASNLGWFPIAGEYDSSLDTTSPLTLWTNITIVDALITGNWPIFTSTLQHLVLPALVVAAYPTGVIAQMTRAALIEESGQDHSKLERALGFGETSILTRFALRPALNPVLSLIALVFAYAIVNGFLVEAVFNWPGLGRYAAESIKSLDTPAIAGVTLLVALVYVLANLVVDILQGFVDPRARQR, from the coding sequence ATGTCGCGTTACCTGACCCGCCGGCTCGGCCAGGCCCTCCTGGTCGTGTCCGGCGTGGTCGTGCTCACGTTCGTCGTGATGCGGCTGGTGCCGGGGGATCCGGCGGTCGCGTTCGCCGGGCCGAAGGCCACGCCCGAGGAGCTCGCCGCGGCGCGCAGGCAGTTCGGGCTCGACGACCCGATCCCCGTGCAGCTCCTCAACTACGTGCGCGACCTGCTCACCGGCGACTGGGGCGTCAGCCTGCGCACCCGGCAGCCCGTGCTCGACGACCTGTACGTGGCCTTCCCCGCCTCGCTGGAGCTGGTCGGCACGGCCCTGGTCATCGCGGTCGTCGTGGGCATTCCGGTCGGAGTGCTCGCCGCCCGCTATAAGGCGAAATTTCCGGATCTGGGGGTGCGGTTCGGCAGCATGCTGGCCGTCTCCGTACCCGTCTTCTGGCTGGCCCTGGCCCTCCAGACGGTCTTCGCCAGCAACCTCGGCTGGTTCCCGATCGCCGGCGAGTACGACTCCTCGCTCGACACCACCAGCCCCCTCACCCTCTGGACGAACATCACGATCGTCGACGCCCTCATCACCGGCAACTGGCCCATCTTCACCAGCACGCTCCAGCACCTGGTGCTGCCCGCGCTGGTCGTGGCCGCCTACCCCACGGGCGTGATCGCCCAGATGACCAGGGCGGCGCTCATCGAGGAGTCCGGCCAGGACCACTCCAAGCTGGAGCGCGCGCTCGGGTTCGGCGAGACGTCCATCCTGACCAGGTTCGCCCTCCGGCCGGCCCTGAACCCGGTCCTGTCGCTGATCGCCCTCGTCTTCGCGTACGCGATCGTCAACGGCTTCCTCGTCGAGGCGGTCTTCAACTGGCCCGGCCTGGGCCGCTACGCCGCCGAGTCGATCAAGTCGCTGGACACCCCGGCCATCGCGGGCGTCACGCTCCTGGTGGCCCTGGTGTACGTGCTGGCCAACCTGGTCGTGGACATCCTCCAGGGCTTCGTCGACCCGCGAGCGAGGCAGCGATGA
- a CDS encoding ABC transporter substrate-binding protein, with the protein MRWHKRLLVAGVTGVLALTASACAGGQVRGAGGTPKPAESGGSSQPAASSAAQANDSTFVYVPNLDVVTDWDPATSYSNEIVAMQNIYEGLTRYNSQEKKAEPRLATEWTSADDGKEWTFKLRQGVKFHSGATLDAEAAKKAIERTIEKKGGAAYIWDAVKTIDAVDASTLKFTLKYATPLDLVASSGYAAYIYDVNAVDKDGKSDAGTGPYTIDSWQKGKETELTLKAYEGYWGGWKPEQYKKVAYRVTPEITTAWQLLQKGEVNFVQRLNPQLFQQAGTTPNVQTASSPSFQNLLVLFNTASGPAKDVKVRQALQYAIDYDGLVAALKGSGQKGNGLVPQGLLGRTNDMEPKQDLAKAQALLAEAGYGPDNPELKLTMTYAQGDDDQKLLVTLLSSALKGMNVTLQAKPMTWSAQWDLGKKQGQDIFVMYWYPDYPDAYSWFVNVFKSADKPQFNLSYLKDSAIDTAIDALPQLTATDQLKADQAYKDLQKKIIQDQAAVAVPYVQTYQRALTSDVEGYVDNPAYPNVVFFYDLKKRAS; encoded by the coding sequence ATGCGCTGGCACAAGCGTCTGCTCGTCGCCGGGGTCACCGGAGTCCTGGCCTTGACCGCGTCCGCGTGCGCGGGCGGTCAGGTGCGCGGGGCCGGCGGAACCCCCAAGCCGGCGGAGAGCGGCGGCAGCAGCCAACCGGCGGCCTCCTCGGCCGCGCAGGCCAACGACAGCACGTTCGTGTACGTGCCGAACCTCGACGTGGTCACCGACTGGGACCCCGCGACCTCGTACTCCAATGAGATCGTCGCCATGCAGAACATCTATGAGGGCCTGACCAGGTACAACTCCCAGGAGAAGAAGGCCGAGCCGCGCCTGGCCACCGAGTGGACCTCGGCGGACGACGGCAAGGAGTGGACGTTCAAGCTGCGGCAGGGCGTCAAGTTCCACTCCGGCGCCACGCTCGACGCCGAGGCCGCCAAGAAGGCCATCGAGCGGACGATCGAGAAGAAGGGCGGCGCCGCCTACATCTGGGACGCGGTCAAGACGATCGACGCGGTGGACGCGTCCACGCTGAAGTTCACGCTCAAGTACGCCACCCCGCTCGACCTCGTGGCCTCCTCCGGCTACGCGGCCTACATCTACGACGTGAACGCCGTGGACAAGGACGGAAAGTCGGACGCCGGCACGGGCCCGTACACGATCGACTCCTGGCAGAAGGGCAAGGAGACCGAGCTCACGCTGAAGGCGTACGAGGGCTACTGGGGCGGCTGGAAGCCGGAGCAGTACAAGAAGGTCGCCTACCGCGTCACCCCCGAGATCACCACGGCCTGGCAGCTCCTGCAGAAGGGCGAGGTCAACTTCGTCCAGCGGCTGAACCCGCAGCTCTTCCAGCAGGCCGGGACGACCCCGAACGTGCAGACCGCCTCCTCGCCGTCGTTCCAGAACCTGCTGGTGCTGTTCAACACCGCGAGCGGGCCGGCGAAGGACGTCAAGGTCCGGCAGGCCCTGCAGTACGCGATCGACTACGACGGCCTGGTGGCGGCGCTGAAGGGCTCCGGCCAGAAGGGCAACGGCCTGGTGCCGCAGGGCCTGCTCGGCCGCACCAACGACATGGAGCCCAAGCAGGACCTCGCCAAGGCGCAGGCGCTGCTCGCCGAGGCCGGCTACGGCCCGGACAACCCCGAGCTCAAGCTCACCATGACCTACGCGCAGGGCGACGACGACCAGAAGCTGCTGGTCACGCTGCTCAGCTCGGCGCTCAAGGGCATGAACGTGACGCTGCAGGCCAAGCCGATGACCTGGAGCGCGCAGTGGGACCTGGGCAAGAAGCAGGGCCAGGACATCTTCGTCATGTACTGGTACCCGGACTATCCGGACGCCTACTCCTGGTTCGTCAACGTGTTCAAGAGCGCCGACAAGCCGCAGTTCAACCTGTCGTACCTGAAGGACTCCGCCATCGACACGGCGATCGACGCGCTGCCGCAGCTCACGGCCACTGACCAGCTCAAGGCCGACCAGGCGTACAAGGACCTGCAGAAGAAGATCATCCAGGACCAGGCGGCGGTGGCCGTGCCGTACGTGCAGACCTACCAGCGCGCGCTGACGTCCGACGTCGAAGGGTACGTGGACAACCCCGCCTATCCCAACGTGGTCTTCTTCTACGACCTCAAGAAGCGCGCAAGCTGA
- a CDS encoding hydantoinase/oxoprolinase N-terminal domain-containing protein produces the protein MADLRIGIDVGGTNTDAVVLDADGRVIAKAKRPTTPDVTEGLRAALDAVLTELGEGHARIGRVMLGTTHATNAILERRNLGRVAVLRLGAPATTSVPPLSGWPGDLRAAVSAGEAVVPGGHYVDGREIGPPGLDAVRRFLDGLEADAVAVTSVFSPASGDHERVVEELIKAEYGLPVSVSHEIGSLGLLERENATVLNAALYGVAAHVTEALVTALAERGLGAKPYLAQNDGTLMTLEHAARLPVSTIGSGPANSLRGAAYLSGVADAIVVDVGGTSTDLGVLAGGFPRESAAAVEIGGVLTNFRMPDILAIALGGGTVVRNPGIGPDSVGYRIVEEALVFGGSTVTMTDAAVAAGRTPDGAAGWRERIEAAVRAHGSGDMSERMADTLQRAVAIADGMVIDAVDRMALGKTDRPLVAVGGGAFLLPDAVPGASRVVRPEHAEVANAVGAAIALASGRVDTILPAGDSRSKAIERAKEEAAARAVAAGADPSGVEIVDLLEVPLSYLSEPAVRVHVKAAGPLAR, from the coding sequence ATGGCTGACCTGCGGATCGGGATCGACGTCGGCGGCACGAACACGGACGCGGTGGTGCTCGACGCCGACGGCCGGGTGATCGCCAAGGCCAAGCGGCCGACCACGCCCGACGTGACGGAGGGGCTGCGGGCAGCCCTGGACGCGGTCCTCACCGAGCTGGGAGAGGGGCACGCGCGGATCGGCCGGGTCATGCTCGGCACCACGCACGCGACCAACGCCATCCTCGAACGCCGCAACCTCGGCCGCGTCGCCGTGCTGCGGCTCGGCGCGCCCGCCACCACCTCCGTCCCGCCGCTCTCCGGCTGGCCCGGCGACCTGCGCGCGGCCGTCTCGGCGGGGGAGGCCGTCGTGCCCGGCGGCCACTACGTGGACGGCCGCGAGATCGGCCCGCCGGGGCTCGACGCCGTACGCCGCTTCCTGGACGGCCTGGAGGCCGACGCGGTGGCGGTCACGAGCGTGTTCAGCCCGGCCAGCGGCGATCACGAGCGCGTCGTCGAGGAGCTGATCAAGGCCGAGTACGGCCTGCCGGTCTCGGTGAGCCACGAGATCGGCTCGCTCGGGCTGCTGGAGCGCGAGAACGCCACCGTGCTCAACGCCGCCCTGTACGGCGTCGCCGCCCACGTGACCGAGGCCCTGGTCACCGCGCTGGCCGAACGCGGCCTGGGCGCGAAGCCGTACCTGGCGCAGAACGACGGCACGCTGATGACGTTGGAGCACGCCGCCCGGCTGCCGGTCTCGACGATCGGCTCCGGCCCGGCGAACTCCCTGCGCGGCGCCGCGTACCTGTCGGGCGTGGCGGACGCGATCGTGGTGGACGTCGGCGGCACCTCCACCGATCTCGGCGTGCTGGCCGGCGGCTTCCCGAGGGAGTCGGCGGCGGCGGTCGAGATCGGCGGGGTGCTGACCAACTTCCGCATGCCCGACATCCTGGCCATCGCGCTCGGCGGCGGCACGGTCGTTCGCAACCCGGGCATCGGCCCCGATTCGGTGGGTTACCGGATCGTCGAGGAGGCGCTCGTGTTCGGCGGCTCCACGGTGACGATGACCGACGCGGCCGTGGCGGCGGGCCGGACCCCGGACGGGGCGGCCGGGTGGCGCGAGCGCATCGAGGCCGCCGTCCGGGCGCACGGCTCGGGTGACATGTCGGAAAGAATGGCAGACACCCTGCAAAGAGCGGTGGCCATCGCGGACGGGATGGTCATCGACGCCGTGGACAGGATGGCTCTCGGCAAAACGGACAGACCCCTGGTCGCGGTGGGTGGCGGGGCCTTCCTGCTGCCCGACGCCGTCCCCGGCGCGAGCCGGGTCGTCCGTCCCGAGCACGCCGAAGTGGCCAACGCCGTGGGCGCCGCCATCGCACTGGCGAGTGGCAGAGTGGATACGATCTTGCCTGCGGGAGATAGCCGGTCAAAAGCGATCGAAAGGGCTAAAGAGGAGGCGGCGGCGCGAGCCGTCGCGGCGGGGGCGGATCCCTCCGGCGTAGAGATCGTGGACCTCCTCGAGGTGCCGCTGAGCTACCTCTCCGAGCCCGCCGTGCGGGTACACGTCAAAGCCGCCGGACCACTCGCCCGGTGA
- a CDS encoding DUF917 domain-containing protein, whose amino-acid sequence MSIDESDIPALARGCAVLGTGGGGDVRTGSLAAVGAVREHGEVPLIGLDELDDDALIVPLSGIGAPTVSHEMIHSADEPKRIAEEIERLFGRPPSAIMSSEIGGSNGVAPVAWAARLGLPLLDADGMGRAFPEVQMVSMYVAGLPADLVIMSDIVGNVVTIRPVDGLWSERLARAVCVAAGSSALMADYVLTTVRARGAVIEGTVTRAIEIGRATEGAADPLGALQGSLGAVRLITGKLTDVERRTTGGFVRGTATIEGTGDDRGRRLTLELQNENLVALEDGRVRAMVPDLITVVDTETAAAVQTEGLRYGQRVTVLAWPCDPLWRTPKGLETAGPRAFGYDLDYVPVEELTAHG is encoded by the coding sequence ATGAGTATTGACGAGAGCGATATTCCGGCGCTCGCCCGCGGGTGCGCCGTCCTGGGCACCGGGGGCGGCGGTGACGTGCGCACCGGATCGCTGGCGGCGGTCGGGGCCGTCCGCGAGCACGGTGAGGTCCCGCTGATCGGCCTGGACGAGCTGGACGACGACGCGCTGATCGTGCCGCTGTCCGGCATCGGGGCCCCGACCGTGAGCCACGAGATGATCCACAGCGCGGACGAGCCCAAGCGCATCGCCGAGGAGATCGAACGCCTCTTCGGCCGTCCCCCGAGCGCGATCATGTCCTCCGAGATCGGCGGCTCCAACGGGGTCGCGCCCGTCGCCTGGGCCGCCCGGCTCGGCCTGCCGCTGCTCGACGCCGACGGCATGGGGCGGGCCTTCCCCGAGGTCCAGATGGTGTCGATGTACGTGGCGGGGCTCCCGGCCGACCTGGTGATCATGTCTGACATCGTCGGCAACGTGGTGACCATCCGCCCCGTCGACGGCCTCTGGTCGGAACGGCTGGCCAGGGCGGTCTGCGTGGCCGCGGGCTCGTCCGCGCTGATGGCCGACTACGTTCTCACCACCGTACGGGCCAGAGGCGCGGTCATCGAGGGCACGGTGACCCGCGCCATCGAGATCGGCAGGGCCACGGAGGGCGCGGCGGACCCGCTCGGCGCGCTCCAGGGCAGCCTGGGCGCCGTCCGGCTGATCACCGGCAAGCTGACGGACGTGGAGCGGCGCACCACGGGCGGGTTCGTCAGGGGGACGGCCACGATCGAGGGCACCGGCGACGACCGGGGCCGCCGCCTCACCCTGGAGCTGCAGAACGAGAACCTGGTCGCCCTGGAGGACGGCCGGGTGCGGGCCATGGTGCCCGACCTCATCACCGTCGTGGACACCGAGACGGCCGCCGCCGTGCAGACCGAGGGGCTCAGGTACGGCCAGCGCGTCACGGTGCTCGCCTGGCCGTGCGACCCGCTCTGGCGCACCCCCAAGGGCCTGGAGACGGCCGGGCCGCGGGCCTTCGGCTACGACCTGGACTACGTTCCCGTCGAGGAGCTGACGGCGCATGGCTGA
- a CDS encoding RpiB/LacA/LacB family sugar-phosphate isomerase encodes MRISVAADSTDGVAERVVSELRRRGHEVVTHGALSEEERDDWAWASELAARDVREGRADQAVVCCWTGTGASIAANKVPGIRAALCVDAYTADGARKWNDANVLALSLRLTSEVVLDEILDAWLAGRPSADSADVANISHLDEI; translated from the coding sequence ATGCGGATTTCGGTGGCCGCCGACAGCACGGACGGGGTGGCCGAGCGGGTCGTGTCGGAGCTGCGCAGGCGGGGGCACGAGGTGGTCACCCACGGCGCGCTCAGCGAGGAGGAGCGCGACGACTGGGCGTGGGCCTCCGAGCTGGCCGCCCGCGACGTACGCGAGGGGCGGGCCGACCAGGCCGTGGTCTGCTGCTGGACCGGCACGGGCGCCTCGATCGCGGCCAACAAGGTGCCCGGGATCCGCGCCGCGCTGTGCGTCGACGCCTACACGGCCGACGGGGCCAGGAAGTGGAACGACGCCAACGTGCTGGCGCTCAGCCTGCGGCTCACGTCCGAGGTGGTGCTCGACGAGATCCTCGACGCCTGGCTGGCGGGACGGCCGAGCGCCGACTCCGCCGACGTGGCGAACATCTCCCACCTCGACGAGATCTGA